The window caaagcgccattcatctttgcaagaatcccactttccattcgaggtcgaagcatatcgatatcaagtttcattggattagagatgtgttggagtctaagctggtgaagctagacaaagtacacactgatgagaatggagctgatatgatgacaaaacctctcgctagggagaaacttcatgtttgccgaagtatagccggtatgcttgaatcctccaaatagtcgggagggggagtttgttgggtatccctccaatttggaggaagttgggctcaaattgtattgggcttttatcgggctttaataggcccaagaacccatttttgttagggtttattcttcagcaaatcagctgaggtaTAAAAGCAGCAGCAGACTGCAGTAGCAGCAGAGTGTAGACAGCAGCGGCAGAGGAGCTGCAAGCAGCAAAACAgcacaaagaacaaaggaagagcagagccgaattctgctcaacaggggcagcgcgcagctggagatcaaacctcgatcgggacatcaaacgaactccgattgggacgaaattttgacagcagcttcacaacacgtggggctaacttctgaacggtcagaatttctattcgagctctgtaggtgctgtttcagctgattttgtgaaccacccggtgtgggtgacgaatttagtatttgggtgatccaagagagtgtttctcttgagtttggtgatccaagggtttacccttgatgaaagacattgtataatcttcatagtggatcgttgattcggagttggtcccgtggtttttccccacattggggttttccacgtaaaattcttggtgttgttttactttactgcttgttggttgatttgattagttcctatctcgattacaccagtaggggaggaagattaattgctgcgttattgtttggttgagtacatccctaaccccaacaTGAACCTATATGAAATCTACTTGAGGGTTGGTAGCATGTCATCAGTTTTAGAAGTAATTTCATTGCTTAATATGTCCTTTTGAATGCACAATTTTTTGGAAAAGCACCTGCAAgctgtttcagtttagtcgtCCTTTTTGCAGAATCTAGTGAGGCTTGGAGCAAGAAGGTTAGGGGTCGTGAGCTTTCCGGCGACTGGATGCTGCCCTGTGAACCGGCTCCAAAGCAATGGAACCGGAGACTGTATGGAAGAGATGAACGAGTATGCAGAGCTCTTCTTCGCTAATCTCCTTGGTCTCTCACGAAAGCTAATCTCTGAGGTCCCAGGGCTTCAGTTCTCGATTGGGAACACCTATCTGATGACACTGAGCATCATCAACAATCCCTTCGTTTTCCGTAGGTCACTCAGTTAAAATTCCTAGTGGTTATTCCACTGCCCATGATTTAAGATGTTATAATCTGAACATTATTCCGTTCCATTTTCTTGTCATTCCAAAGAGGTCCGTGCCAAATCACTCTCATTTTCCGTGGTGGAGGAATTCGGGTTTTGAGTAGAAAGCCCAAGATCCAACTTCAGGGAATTTAACAAAGAACTACACAACACAAGAAGTCGAATCCAATGCTGAACACATATAAATTCTTTCTTGTGCTTTGCTCGTATCTCATGATCAAGTTGTTGCTTAGGTTTCAAAGAGGTGGCAAAAGCTTGCTGTGGGAATTGTACACTAAATGCCAGAATCGGAAGGAGTACCTGTTCTGGGATCAGTATCATCCAACTCAGGCGGGTGCAGAATTGGCCGCTCTCACACTCTTCACAGGCTCGCCCCCATCCGTGTTGCCCGTCAACTTTAGCAAGCTTGCTCAGATTTATGTCTATAATTAGTGGTATACTAGATTCAAAATTCCAAGGACAATAATTTATACAGATAGTATTATAGAGAGAAACAGTCTTGTAATATAATGAAGAGAGGTCATGTTATATATGTTGCTTTATATATTGATTGCGCTCACTTGGTGAGCAAATATCTGTAATCAAAGGTGCAGAAAGACTCTGCTTGTTGAGTATCATATGGCATGCAACATGCATAACCAGTGTCCAATCTCAAGCTACAGAGATAGAATTTGGAGGATTCGTTCGGTGGTGTGACCAGTACGAACCTTTACTAGAACCATGAACCGGAATTGGCAAGTAACTAGTTGGATCGCTAAATATTCCCTTTTGCAGCTCCATCTAAATGATCGACAAGTTGGGTGAAATTTCCAAAAGCTTGATTACGATCACTTGCCGATGCATTATcctcattttaaattttgacgATTTTTTTATGCTCCATGCTCTATAATCTCACACAACTTCCTATGATACACTGGGACTGTCCCTGGGCATTGTTAGGAAATTCAGCTTGGGACTCAAGATTTTTCCCATCCACAAGCCGGTTTAAACCAAGCAATAGTGTTAACCAAGTAGATTGTCACATATGATCTTTCTAACGAGTATAGTAAAATGATGTTAGATGAAATGCATATTTCAGGATCAATCTGATGGTTAAGATCTTTTAAGTTCTTAGTTAATGACGGGCGCAACTCTCAAGCACCGATTCGATAGTTTCAGATGAACTTATTAATGTGCTAGCCAGCCATATAATTAAGATCTTAACGGTTGATTGCCGGGTGGAGTAAAATGATAGATGTAATGCGTCTTTTAGGACCAATGTGAAGGTATATTTTTTAAGTACATCTATTTGATTGCTGACggatctttcttttttgctcGGCTGACGCATCTTTCAAGTATCAATTTAGTAGTTTACTATGATATATGTCACATACTGGTGCTGGCAGCAGAAAATCTAGCGCAATCTTAGGTTTAGTTTGGAAATGAAGTTTTTAACTCCATCCATTCCAACTCtagataattatatttatttgggattgtaaatgattgtattgttgaattgtaagaaaaagtaatgaataattgagataaagtaatgattgtgttgttaaattatgaaaaaagtaatgaatagttaatataatttaaattgaattgaatggtagttaagataaaaaaaattgaaaaaaaggaaaaaattaataattgtatttgaattgaagataagtggagttaaagtgaaagttattaaattttcattgggctcATACGGACATGAactcatatccacttaaaagttcaaactGATAAGTAGTGGTACCAAAATATCATATAAACACATGgttgttttttcattttttttcaatatggaATTATAATTCCTAACACTCATCCTCGCGTGCAACATGTAGTCTATTTATACCTACACATTGTCACGTGCCTTTAAATACTCGCCCTCAACAACTGATCTCGAGCCAtgctcatcttccgtgctcgggcgaggggAGATTAACATGAAGCGCTCTTTTGACTGTTCTCGATATTGAGTTGGCGTAGTGTGAGTCCATGTGGGCATGCAGAAGCGTAATCCACTCTGAtatcatattaaatttatattggaCTTATACGGGGCTCGGATTTATTTCCACTTAAAATCTTAAACTGATAGGTGGTGGTACCCAAATCCTATATTAACctatgaattttctttcatttttccaaTATGATATTATAATTCGTAACAGAAGaagaattaaaagaaaatttatttgtcAAACAAGCCCTGTTGTTAGGATTAAAGACAACTGCATTCAAACATCATATGACAATTTCCCTTGAGAGAAACGAGGCGATTCGCGATTAGCTCgagaaatatttattttctaggACCGATGGCTGTTCCTTCATTCACAGCTATACCATGTCCCTATCACGCTATGAAAAGAGATCTAGACGCCGATTCAGGAGTTCAAAATAGTTTCTATGTGGCAGATTAGAAACCGTACATGCATGCGCAAAAAAGAATTAACTATATTACTTGTTATAATAATCCTATTATCAAACCATCCTCTCATTACTAGCCCGAAATCGAAATTCGTAATCCGCCCTTGTCTATGTATACCCCGCTGAAATCACATAATACAGATGCTTTGGGACGAATATATTCATTTGTTATGCTTTCTCTAGCGGGATCTTCTCATGAGAATTCTTGAAGAAGTCCGCTTGAGAATTGTTGGAATGCCCTTTGCACTGGGACATCTCTCTTTTCATGTCAGCTAATGTCCAAACAGCCAATGGGCACAAGAGGAGGAAACAAACCGTAGCAGACTCTTCATATATACCAAGGATAACTAAAATATacggtgtatatatatgtatagtatGTAAAGAACAGAAGTTACggaatcaaataaataaataacaggAAAAAATACGTATAAGAAAAGAACTGAACAAAAACATATGATGCAAATGATTCAATGCTTGTTCTTTTAAATCAAAATCTCGTATGCCAATAttgtaaatagagaaaatttacGCTGAAAAGTTTTATCCTTAGTGATCCGACACAGTTCAAACTTGATTTgttgaaatattttatggATATCGGAAAGTACATGAAggggggcaaaaaaaaaacaaacatgtGCTACCAAATTACCAATGGCTTAAAATATCAAAGAGAAACTTGAGAGTATGAAAAATGAACTTACTCTCCGTACTCGTTGATATGTAAGATTTAAtagggatatatatatatatatatatatatatatatataagttaatCGGGGTATATATGTAACTTACGTTTGTCCTTTCTCCATGGTATTTATTTGTTAGATATATACCTAACAATGTT of the Punica granatum isolate Tunisia-2019 chromosome 6, ASM765513v2, whole genome shotgun sequence genome contains:
- the LOC116211099 gene encoding GDSL esterase/lipase At3g53100-like; its protein translation is MNLYEIYLRVGSMSSVLENLVRLGARRLGVVSFPATGCCPVNRLQSNGTGDCMEEMNEYAELFFANLLGLSRKLISEVPGLQFSIGNTYLMTLSIINNPFVFRRFQRGGKSLLWELYTKCQNRKEYLFWDQYHPTQAGAELAALTLFTGSPPSVLPVNFSKLAQIYVYN